The following are encoded in a window of Salmo trutta chromosome 9, fSalTru1.1, whole genome shotgun sequence genomic DNA:
- the cenpe gene encoding centromere-associated protein E isoform X8, with translation MLEESAVKVCVRVRPLIEREETAAESAEPVKLYWKTDKKTIHQVDDGNLTKNFSFDRVFRAEETTLQLYQELAKPLVVSTVEGYNGTIFAYGQTSSGKTFTMMGSSLTPGVIPLAMEDVFHTIKTCPKKEFLLRVSYLEIYNETVTDLLCDSWKRKPLEIREGNNKNVYVADLTEELVTSPEQALAWIRKGEKNRHYGKTKMNQRSSRSHTIFRMILENRDRGDSASGENPDSAIIVSHLNLVDLAGAERASQTGAEGTRFKEGCNINRSLFTLGQVIKKLSDETQKGFTNYRDSKLTRILQNSLGGNAKTVIICTITPVTLEETLSTLQFASAAKNMKNDPHVTEVSDDGALLRRYRNEIVDLKRRLHEVSSVTQTTATEKETLSQILQEKDQLQREQEDRIKNLTKLLVTSSNFVTIKKMPKRRVTWGGKLPSPAFHHAGESDLSFAEPFFKKRKADMSVLTEQNEDGDEFDSTFDMEMNQSNLTVRGFAESEFLSPNQLNKLSEKVSCLELQLENETQQKQEAMEEVETFQRRVAELEKQLEGKSLMPADAQLEKETQQNQEDMEEVETFEMKVAELEKQLEKSQMPADAQEQMKKGFEETIQLCETLVSEKEMVATERDYLKQELNILMEQTENLKKEKAALLQEMEEKKEMDEFNSLEEESKREYEKELLNDISSLKKAMEVSGRKSQELEANLVAMSEELKKKGDWAEELQRSSDVDLVQQVKQLRRSLDDAEGLSRDTKKEWAHLRSENISLKERAVTLTAGYERMEAQVNGLRHQLETEKLSFKKMQVDLQRELQGAFEENTKLTTLLDGKVPKNLIDSIELEKTVAVLKKELDKSHEDERTLQAKIEDLSALQDLPDKVNSLMKQVCDLTEELCAVQKERDMLVSAKACSEEEAHQFRELAQSSQEQLVKLQDDLSKAELRENDLTQQCTDITEQLETLRKDLARSSVENSQLLTTVEESSLRLKENEQHRASIEDQLCGMQQVMKELEEKLAESESSKEKYDNLSQEHQDQIRQLSEEVIQVQAELKRQQHLNSEQQSCAQQDDQHQLQIQELRAALEAMTEERSQLNSDLQQNMEMAAETQGLLHSIQEELRQQRQVNSDLESQSLQKESLLEQQMRQLSDALESGEAERERLLFEKTDSPQNHAELEKLLSAVTSLTGERDQLQEILEGIREERNQLKRDLEDNVEMLQQLGEELETMTQERCQLKGDLQENLEMAAETQGLLHSIQEELRQQRQVNSDLESQSLQKESLLEQQAKQLNEELESVRERLLSEKTDSSQNHAEELEKLLSTVTSLTGERDQLQEILKGIREERNQLKRDLEDNVEMMIENQEELRVALEKIHHQEENMKPMETANLEELQSQLKEELESVRAERERLLSEKTDSSQNHAELEKLLSTVTSLTGERDQLQEILEGIREERNQLKRDLEDNVEMSIKVQEELKQQQHLNSEQQTEREHQEAQLQQQLQQLGEELETMTQERCQLKGDLQENLEMAAETQGLLHSIQEELRQQRQVNSDLESQSLQKESLLEQQAKQLNEELESVRERFLSEKTDSSQNHAEELEKLLSTVTSLTGERDQLQEILEGIREERNQLKRDLEDKVEMMQQLEEEGIHMRDERAQIQRDLQENMEMMKQLEEECKGFKEGQFHFKVEADTSHKMLSDANATISILTEQIYNLEQSTSCCSTRAGEGLRSRLEASMQKLQVSLVRLQLVIDGASKPGHGPLVGVTQVEEVMIQKLLPLLPKPTKKIYSNINRSTVQITNGVWDTKVLLKLCAKDYKTHVEALVQNDLAVFEERRMQDLLLCRAQAPSHSVKVVENDLLGVWDERLSELLDRREDYLQKMNSVLKKLEESLATHPAAVSEELRVRERSNEALNALCMVHSPDSAAVENFLERELARRSALAQANTLALQGLRDERCGLLKELGVVRAQADSQLKEERSKTSTLLQILERAPVKTEADLLRDNQQLALQRQQLDGEIKEMQMRVEQLEEDQIKAADNVSNNKQATQLLQTELQDACAQVKDREGSIQILKEKLRETEVLAKRRASPSALELEELKAKLLKMELEMTASSSKHQEELLRMTTVLNHKEDALRTLKETLRRSQQEGEQSFNEGQDLHARLITARGRMVQSNILLEKNKLEEELKRLQSKISELESLVSTQQGEITKWKARAIKLKENKRDVVDKPLSPCTPTKHRLPMNSEQFLNSPKRFLNSPKRLIDSPKKFLDSPKSKFFDVRPGSESMSINCPKQFFDNSNLGTIQDASASVDKKDEWWPLSPKQSDVCKQQ, from the exons AAAAATGTCTATGTAGCTGACCTAACTGAGGAACTGGTGACATCTCCTGAGCAAGCCCTTGCGTGGATTAGAAAAGGAGAAA AGAATCGCCATTATGGAAAGACAAAAATGAACCAGCGAAGCAGTCGTTCGCACACAATTTTCCGCATG ATCTTGGAGAATCGTGACAGGGGTGACTCTGCATCTGGTGAAAATCCAGACAGCGCCATTATTGTGTCCCATTTG AATTTGGTTGACCTGGCTGGGGCTGAGAGAGCAAGTCAAACAGGTGCTGAAG GTACACGTTTCAAAGAAGGATGTAATATAAATCGCAGCCTGTTCACCCTCGGTCAAGTGATCAAGAAACTGTCTGATGAAACCCAGAA GGGTTTCACTAACTACCGGGACAGTAAACTCACCCGCATTCTCCAAAATTCCCTGGGTGGAAATGCAAAAACTGTCATCATCTGCACCATCACCCCAGTTACTCTGGAAGAAACACTTAGCACTCTTCAA TTTGCTAGTGCAGCAAAGAACATGAAGAATGATCCACATGTCACAGAGGTTTCTGATGACGGAGCCCTTCTGAGAAGATACAGAAATGAAATTGTGGACCTCAAGCGCAGACTTCATGAG GTCTCATCAGTCACTCAAACAACCGCGACAGAGAAGGAGACTCTGTCCCAGATTTTGCAAGAGAAGGATCAGCTCCAAAGAGAACAAGAGGACAGGATTAAGAATTTAACCAAACTTCTAGTCACTTCGTCAAACTTCGTTACCATCAAAAAG ATGCCGAAACGTAGGGTTACGTGGGGTGGAAAACTGCCATCACCTGCCTTCCACCATGCTGGAGAATCTGACCTAAGCTTTGCTGAGCCTTTTTTCAAAAAAAGAAAGGCTGATATGTCTGTCTTGACAGAGCAGAATGAAG ATGGCGATGAGTTTGATTCTACCTTTGACATGGAGATGAACCAGAGCAATCTGACTGTGCGTGGTTTTGCAGAAAG TGAATTTTTATCTCCAAACCAACTGAACAAATTGTCTGAGAAGGTGTCCTGCCTGGAGCTCCAGCTGGAAAATGAGACTCAGCAGAAGCAGGAGGCCATGGAGGAAGTGGAGACTTTTCAGAGGAGGGTTGCAGAACTGGAGAAGCAGCTAGAAGGAAAGTCACTAATGCCTGCTGATGCACAGCTGGAAAAGGAGACTCAGCAGAACCAGGAAGACATGGAGGAAGTGGAGACTTTTGAGATGAAGGTTGCTGAACTGGAGAAGCAGTTAGAAAAGTCTCAAATGCCTGCTGATGCACAGGAGCAG ATGAAAAAGGGATTTGAAGAGACCATTCAACTCTGTGAGACGTTGGTGTCTGAGAAG GAAATGGTTGCTACTGAGCGTGATTATCTCAAGCAGGAGCTCAACATCCTAATGGAACAGACTGAAAACTTGAAAAAAGAAAAGGCTGCACTTCttcaggagatggaggagaagaaagagatggATGAGTTCAATTCTTTGGAAGAGGAGAGCAAAAGAGAATATGAG AAAGAACTACTGAATGACATTTCCTCCTTAAAGAAGGCCATGGAGGTCTCGGGACGCAAATCTCAAGAGCTTGAG GCTAATCTGGTGGCAATGTCCGAGGAGCTGAAAAAGAAAGGCGACTGGGCAGAGGAACTACAAAGATCG AGTGACGTTGACTTGGTCCAACAAGTGAAGCAGCTGCGACGCTCTCTGGACGATGCTGAGGGGTTGAGCCGTGACACTAAGAAGGAGTGGGCCCACCTGCGCAGTGAAAATATCTCACTCAAAGAGAGGGCT GTGACACTAACTGCTGGCTATGAGAGGATGGAAGCTCAGGTGAATGGGCTTCGCCATCAGTTGGAGACAGAAAAATTGAGCTTCAAAAAGATGCAGGTTGACCTTCAGAGGGAGTTACAGGGAGCCTTTGAGGAGAACACCAAGCTTACTACTCTTCTGGATGGAAAAGTTCCCAAAA ATCTCATAGACAGCATTGAACTTGAGAAAACAGTTGCTGTCCTGAAGAAAGAGCTGGACAAGTCTCATGAAGATGAGAGAACCCTACAAGCTAAGATCGAGGATTTGAGTGCACTGCAGGATCTTCCAGATAAAGTGAACAGTTTGATGAAGCAG GTATGTGATCTCACGGAGGAGCTCTGTGCCGTCCAAAAAGAGAGAGACATGCTGGTGTCTGCTAAGGCCTGCAGTGAGGAGGAAGCTCATCAATTCAGAGAACTTGCCCAGAGCTCCCAGGAGCAGCTAGTCAAACTTCAAGATGACCTGAGCAAAGCAGAGTTGAGGGAAAACGACCTAACCCAGCAGTGCACCGACATCACTGAGCAACTGGAGACTCTCCGTAAGGACTTGGCGCGCTCCTCTGTGGAGAACAGTCAGCTTCTGACTACTGTGGAAGAGTCCAGCCTGAGA ctGAAGGAGAATGAACAGCATCGCGCATCAATTGAAGACCAATTGTGTGGAATGCAACAAGTCATGAAAGAGTTGGAGGAGAAGCTTGCTGAGAGTGAATCATCCAAGGAAAAATATGACAATTTATCCCAGGAACACCAAGATCAG ATAAGGCAGCTGAGTGAGGAGGTGATACAAGTCCAGGCAGAACTAAAACGGCAACAGCATCTGAACTCAGAACAGCAGTCATGTGCCCAACAAGATGATCAACATCAGCTACAA ATACAGGAACTACGAGCTGCATTGGAGGCCATGACAGAGGAAAGGAGCCAGTTGAACAGTGACTTGCAGCAAAATATGGAAATG GCTGCAGAGACTCAGGGACTTCTCCATTCCATCCAAGAGGAGCTCAGACAACAGAGACAAGTGAACTCTGACCTTGAGAGCCAAAGTTTACAGAAGGAGTCTCTTCTAGAACAGCAG ATGAGGCAGCTGAGTGATGCACTTGAGTCTGGGGAAGCTGAGAGAGAACGTCTCCTGTTTGAGAAGACGGACAGCCCTCAGAATCATGCAGAGTTGgagaagctgctctctgctgtgaCCTcactgactggagagagagaccagctccaGGAGATACTGGAGGGGATCCgagaggagaggaaccagctCAAGAGAGACCTGGAGGACAATGTGGAGATG CTACAGCAGCTAGGAGAGGAACTGGAAACCATGACACAGGAGCGGTGTCAGTTGAAGGGTGACCTGCAAGAAAATCTGGAGATG GCTGCAGAGACTCAGGGACTTCTCCATTCCATCCAAGAGGAGCTCAGACAACAGAGACAAGTGAACTCTGACCTTGAGAGCCAAAGTTTACAGAAGGAGTCTCTTCTAGAACAGCAG GCTAAGCAGCTGAATGAGGAGCTTGAGTCTGTGCGAGAGCGTCTCCTGTCTGAGAAGACAGACAGCTCTCAGAATCATGCAGAGGAGTTGGAGAAGCTGCTTTCTACTGTGACCTcactgactggagagagagaccagctccaGGAGATACTGAAGGGAATCCgagaggagaggaaccagctCAAGAGAGACCTGGAGGACAATGTGGAGATG ATGATTGAAAATCAGGAGGAGCTACGGGTGGCACTTGAAAAGATACACCATCAAGAGGAAAATATGAAACCTATGGAGACTGCAAATCTAGAGGAGCTGCAAAGTCAG CTGAAGGAGGAGCTTGAGTCTGTGCGAGCTGAGCGAGAGCGTCTCCTGTCTGAGAAGACAGACAGCTCTCAGAATCATGCAGAGTTGGAGAAGCTGCTCTCTACTGTGACCTcactgactggagagagagaccagctccaGGAGATACTGGAGGGAATCCgagaggagaggaaccagctCAAGAGAGACCTGGAGGACAATGTGGAGATG TCCATCAAAGTCCAGGAGGAGTTGAAACAGCAGCAACATCTGAACTCAGAGCAACAGACTGAGAGGGAACATCAAGAAGCTCAACTTCAGCAACAA CTACAGCAGCTAGGAGAGGAACTGGAAACCATGACACAGGAGCGGTGTCAGTTGAAGGGTGACCTGCAAGAAAATCTGGAGATG GCTGCAGAGACTCAGGGACTTCTCCATTCCATCCAAGAGGAGCTCAGACAACAGAGACAAGTGAACTCTGACCTTGAGAGCCAAAGTTTACAGAAGGAGTCTCTTCTAGAACAGCAG GCTAAGCAGCTGAATGAGGAGCTTGAGTCTGTGCGAGAGCGTTTCCTGTCTGAGAAGACAGACAGCTCTCAGAATCATGCAGAGGAGTTGGAGAAGCTGCTCTCTACTGTGACCTcactgactggagagagagaccagctccaGGAGATACTGGAGGGAATCCgagaggagaggaaccagctCAAGAGAGACCTGGAGGACAAAGTGGAGATG ATGCAGCAGCTAGAGGAAGAAGGCATACACATGAGAGATGAGAGGGCCCAGATTCAGCGAGACCTGCAGGAAAATATGGAGATG ATGAAGCAGCTGGAGGAGGAATGTAAAGGTTTCAAAGAAGGACAGTTTCACTTCAAAGTCGAAGCAGACACCTCACACAAG ATGCTTAGTGATGCGAACGCAACCATCTCCATATTGACAGAGCAGATCTATAACCTGGAGCAGAGCACCAGCTGTTGTAGCACCAGGGCAGGAGAGGGACTGCGCtccagactggaagcttcaatgCAGAAGCTCCAG GTGTCCCTCGTGAGGCTCCAGCTTGTAATCGATGGTGCTTCTAAGCCTGGACATGGGCCCCTGGTTGGTGTCACACAAGTTGAAGAAGTCATGATACAGAAACTGTTGCCCCTTCTTCCAAAGCCCACAAAAAAGATCTATAGCAATATCAATAGATCTACAGTCCAGATCACTAACGGGGTGTGGGATACAAAG GTGCTGCTGAAGCTGTGTGCCAAGGATTACAAAACCCATGTTGAAGCCCTGGTTCAGAATGACTTGGCTGTatttgaggagaggagaatgCAGGACCTGCTCCTCTGTAGAGCCCAGGCACCCAGTCACTCAGTCAAGGTGGTTGAGAATGACCTCCTTGGAGTCTGGGACGAGAGACTGTCAGAGCTGTTGGACAGGAGAGAAGATTACCTCCAG AAAATGAACAGTGTTTTGAAGAAGCTTGAGGAGAGCCTGGCCACTCACCCAGCAGCAGTGTCAGAGGAGCTGAGGGTGCGAGAGAGGAGCAACGAGGCGCTGAATGCTCTATGCATGGTCCACTCACCGGACTCAGCAGCAGTGGAGAACTTCCTGGAGCGAGAGCTGGCCCGGCGCTCTGCTTTGGCACAGGCCAACACACTGGCTCTCCAG GGATTGCGAGATGAGCGCTGTGGTCTGCTCAAAGAGCTAGGCGTGGTTCGAGCACAGGCTGACAGTCAGCTGAAAGAAGAGAGGAGTAAGACCTCTACTCTACTGCAGATACTGGAGCGTGCCCCCGTCAAGACTGAAGCTGACCTGCTGAGGGACAACCAGCAACTTGCCCTGCAACGTCAGCAGTTGGATGGGGAAATCAAG gaaatgcagatgagagTTGAGCAGCTGGAAGAAGACCAGATCAAAGCTGCTGATAACGTCTCAAACAACAAACAAGCCACCCAGCTACTACAAACTGAGCTTCAGGATGCTTGTGCACAAGTCAAGGACAGGGAGGGCTCCATTCAAATCCTAAAAGAGAAACTCAGAGAGACGGAA GTTCTGGCTAAGAGAAGAGCATCACCTAGTGCTCTTGAGCTTGAAGAGCTGAAGGCTAAACTTTTGAAAATGGAGTTGGAGATGACTGCATCATCCTctaaacaccaggaaga GTTACTGAGGATGACGACAGTCCTGAACCACAAGGAGGACGCTCTGAGGACGCTGAAGGAGACTCTGAGAAGATCACAACAGGAGGGAGAACAGTCAT TCAATGAGGGACAGGATCTGCATGCCAGACTGATAACCGCCAGAGGACGCATGGTCCAAAGCAACATTCTCCTTGAAAAGAACAAACTTGAGGAGGAACTGAAAAGGCTACAGAGCAAAATTTCTGAATTGGAGAG CCTTGTGTCCACTCAGCAAGGAGAGATCACAAAGTGGAAGGCTAGAGCAATTAAGCTGAAGGAGAATAAGAGGGACGTGGTAGACAAGCCTCTGTCTCCATGTACTCCTACAAAACACCGCCTTCCCATGAATTCTGAGCAGTTCCTCAACTCTCCCAAGAGGTTCCTCAACTCTCCCAAGAGGTTAATTGACTCTCCCAAGAAGTTCCTCGACTCTCCCAAGAGCAAGTTCTTCGATGTCCGTCCAGGCTCTGAATCCATGTCGATCAACTGTCCCAAGCAGTTTTTTGATAACTCCAACCTTGGAACCATTCAAG ATGCAAGCGCAAGTGTGGATAAGAAGGACGAATGGTGGCCTCTGTCACCAAAGCAATCTGATGTATGCAAACAACAGTAA